The following are encoded in a window of Fusarium oxysporum f. sp. lycopersici 4287 chromosome 5, whole genome shotgun sequence genomic DNA:
- a CDS encoding cyanate hydratase — protein sequence MANEGRIATLDSTIADRLPVFSKTLFDGKAAKDLSFEAIAKHLGRSEVAVAALFYGQATASPEDVEKLSEILDLPKETLAAQLTGFPNRGQAGPMPPTEPLIYRLYEIVQNYGYAYKAILNEKFGDGIMSAICFSTTVDKEVDEAGSPWVVITLKGKWLPFSRF from the exons ATGGCCAACGAAGGACGCATCGCCACTCTGGAC TCAACCATCGCCGATAGGCTCCCTGTCTTCTCCAAGACTCTCTTTGACGGAAAGGCCGCCAAGGACCTGAGCTTTGAGGCGATTGCAAAGCATCTAGGCCGTAGCGAAGTTGCAGTGGCAGCATTGTTCTACGGACAGGCCACCGCCTCGcctgaggatgttgagaaaCTATCAGAGATCCTTGACCTTCCAAAGGAGACGTTGGCTGCCCAACTAACGGGCTTCCCCAACCGTGGCCAGGCTGGACCCATGCCTCCCACCGAGCCTCTCATCTACCGACTGTATGAGATTGTTCAGAACTACGGATATGCCTATAAGGCTATTCTTAATGAGAAGTTCGGAGATGGTATTATGAGTGCTATTTGCTTCTCGACTACCGTGGATAAGGAGGTGGATGAGGCAGGCTCACCATGGGTCGTTATCACATTGAAGGGCAAATG GCTTCCTTTCAGTCGTTTCTAA